From Choloepus didactylus isolate mChoDid1 chromosome 19, mChoDid1.pri, whole genome shotgun sequence, one genomic window encodes:
- the LOC119515892 gene encoding DNA polymerase epsilon subunit 2 produces the protein MAPERVRSRALSAFKLRGLLLRGEAIKYLTDALQSISELELEDALEKIIDAVEKQPLSSNMIERSVVEAAVQECSQSVDETIEQIFNIIGAFDIPRFVYNSERKKFLPILMTNHPEPNLFGTARDKAELFRERYTILHQRTHRHELFTPPVIGSHPDESGSKFQLKTIETLLGSTTKIGDVIVLGMITQLKEGKFFLEDPTGTVQLDLSKAQFHSGLYTEACFVLAEGWFEDQVFHVNAFGFPPTEPSSTTRAYYGNTNFFGGPSNTSVKSSAKLKQLEDENKDAMFVFISDVWLDQVEVLEKLHTMFSGYSPAPPTCFILCGNFSSAPYGRNQVQSLKDSLKTLADIICEYPNIHQSSRFVFVPGPEDPGFGSILPRPPLAESITNEFRQRVPFSVFTTNPCRIQYCTQEIIVFREDLVNKMCRNCVRFPSSNLDIPNHFTKTILSQGHLTPLPLYVCPVYWAYDYALRVYPVPDLLVIADKYDPFTMTNTECLCINPGSFPRSGFSFKVFYPSNKTVEDSKLQGF, from the coding sequence ATGGCGCCAGAACGAGTGCGGAGCCGAGCGCTCTCAGCATTCAAGCTGCGCGGCTTGCTGCTCCGGGGTGAAGCCATTAAGTATCTCACAGATGCTCTTCAATCTATCAGTGAACTGGAGCTAGAAGATGCACTGGAAAAGATCATCGATGCTGTTGAAAAGCAACCTTTGTCATCAAACATGATTGAACGATCTGTAGTGGAAGCAGCAGTCCAGGAATGCAGTCAGTCAGTAGATGAAACTATAGAACAGATTTTCAATATCATAGGAGCATTTGATATTCCACGCTTTGTGtacaattcagaaagaaaaaaatttcttcctATATTAATGACCAACCACCCtgaaccaaatttatttggaacagcAAGAGATAAAGCGGAGCTGTTTCGTGAGCGATATACCATTTTGCACCAGAGGACCCACAGGCATGAATTATTCACTCCTCCAGTGATAGGTTCTCACCCTGATGAAAGTGGAAGCAAATTCCAGCTTAAGACAATAGAAACCTTATTGGGTAGTACAACCAAAATTGGAGATGTGATTGTTCTTGGAATGATAACCCagttaaaagagggaaaatttttTCTGGAAGATCCTACTGGAACAGTACAACTGGATCTTAGTAAAGCTCAGTTCCATAGTGGTTTATATACAGAAGCGTGCTTTGTCTTAGCAGAAGGTTGGTTTGAAGATCAAGTGTTTCATGTCAATGCCTTTGGATTTCCACCCACTGAACCCTCTAGTACTACTAGGGCATACTATGGAAATACTAATTTTTTTGGAGGGCCTTCTAATACATCTGTGAAATCTTCtgcaaaactaaaacaattagAAGATGAGAACAAAGATGCAATGTTTGTGTTTATATCTGATGTTTGGTTGGACCAAGTAGAAGTATTGGAAAAACTTCACACAATGTTTTCTGGTTATTCACCAGCACCTCCCACCTGCTTTATCCTGTGTGGTAATTTTTCATCTGCACCATATGGAAGAAATCAAGTCCAGTCTTTGAAAGATTCCCTAAAAACTTTGGCAGATATAATATGTGAATACCCAAATATTCACCAAAGTAGTCGTTTTGTATTTGTACCCGGACCAGAGGATCCCGGGTTTGGTTCCATCCTGCCAAGGCCTCCACTTGCTGAAAGCATCACTAATGAATTCAGACAGAGAGTACCATTTTCAGTTTTTACTACTAATCCTTGCAGAATTCAATATTGTACACAAGAAATTATTGTTTTTCGTGAAGACTTAGTGAATAAAATGTGCAGAAACTGTGTCCGTTTTCCTAGTAGCAATTTGGATATTCCTAATCATTTTACAAAGACTATTTTATCCCAAGGACATCTGACTCCTCTACCCCTTTATGTCTGCCCAGTGTATTGGGCATATGACTATGCTTTGAGAGTGTATCCTGTGCCTGATCTACTTGTCATTGCAGACAAATACGATCCTTTCACTATGACCAATACTGAATGCCTCTGCATAAACCCTGGCTCCTTTCCAAGAAGTGGATTTTCATTCAAAGTTTTTTATCCTTCTAATAAGACAGTAGAAGATAGCAAACTTCAAGGCTTTTGA